The Pseudosulfitobacter pseudonitzschiae genome includes a region encoding these proteins:
- the tldD gene encoding metalloprotease TldD, translating into MTDAPFAPFDTLLDRDEALKVLRAATDGADDGELFLERRRSEALVFDDGRLKTASYDASEGFGLRAVRGEVAGYAHSTELSVAALKRASDTARLAVGDGGGTWADAPQATNTRLYTDEDPIAGAAFPVKLDTLREIDAFARALDKRVVQVSATIAASLQEVEILRPEGGSVRDIRPMTRVNVSVIVEQNGRRESGTAGGGGRVGLDGFLDPADWQTKAREALRVAVVNLDAVPAPAGVMDVVLGPGWPGILLHEAIGHGLEGDFNRKGSSAFAGLMGQRIAAPGVTVLDDGTIPDRRGSITVDDEGTPSARNVLIEDGVLVGFMQDRQNARLMGVAPTGNGRRESYAHTPMPRMTNTYMLGGNVTPGDIVTDLKDGIYAVGFGGGQVDITNGKFVFSCTEAYRVQNGVVGAPVKGATLIGDGATALQQIRAIGNDPALDPGMGNCGKAGQWVPVGVGQPTLLIGGLTVGGSGS; encoded by the coding sequence ATGACCGATGCCCCATTCGCCCCGTTTGACACCCTGCTGGACCGTGACGAAGCACTAAAGGTGCTGCGTGCGGCCACAGACGGGGCCGACGACGGCGAACTTTTTCTGGAACGCCGCCGGTCCGAGGCACTGGTGTTTGACGATGGCCGCCTGAAAACCGCCAGTTACGATGCGTCAGAGGGGTTTGGCCTGCGTGCGGTGCGCGGCGAAGTGGCCGGATACGCCCATTCTACCGAGCTTTCCGTCGCCGCGTTGAAACGCGCGTCGGACACTGCGCGTCTGGCTGTGGGCGATGGTGGCGGTACTTGGGCCGATGCACCACAAGCCACGAACACGCGTCTGTATACAGATGAAGACCCGATTGCGGGCGCCGCATTCCCTGTCAAGCTGGACACATTGCGCGAGATCGACGCATTTGCACGTGCCTTGGATAAACGGGTGGTACAGGTTTCGGCAACGATTGCCGCCTCGTTGCAAGAGGTCGAAATTTTGCGACCCGAGGGTGGATCGGTGCGCGATATTCGCCCGATGACGCGGGTGAACGTGTCGGTGATCGTCGAACAGAACGGAAGGCGCGAATCAGGCACTGCAGGTGGTGGCGGGCGTGTGGGCCTTGATGGTTTTCTGGATCCTGCCGACTGGCAGACCAAGGCCCGCGAGGCGCTGCGGGTGGCCGTGGTCAATCTGGACGCGGTCCCTGCCCCTGCGGGCGTTATGGACGTGGTGCTTGGCCCCGGCTGGCCCGGCATCTTGCTGCACGAAGCGATCGGGCACGGGCTTGAGGGCGATTTCAACCGCAAGGGATCATCCGCCTTTGCCGGGTTGATGGGGCAGCGCATTGCAGCCCCGGGCGTGACCGTTCTAGACGACGGTACCATTCCCGACCGGCGCGGGTCGATCACCGTGGACGACGAGGGCACGCCCAGCGCGCGCAATGTACTGATCGAGGACGGCGTTCTGGTGGGCTTTATGCAAGACCGGCAGAACGCACGGCTGATGGGCGTGGCACCCACCGGCAATGGGCGGCGCGAAAGCTATGCGCACACGCCGATGCCACGTATGACCAACACCTATATGCTGGGCGGAAACGTGACTCCGGGCGACATCGTGACCGACCTGAAGGACGGAATCTATGCGGTTGGGTTTGGCGGTGGTCAGGTGGACATCACCAACGGCAAGTTCGTGTTTTCGTGCACCGAGGCCTATCGCGTACAAAACGGTGTGGTCGGTGCACCGGTCAAAGGCGCGACGCTGATTGGGGACGGTGCCACGGCGTTGCAACAGATCCGCGCCATCGGCAATGATCCGGCACTGGATCCGGGCATGGGCAACTGCGGCAAGGCAGGCCAGTGGGTGCCCGTGGGCGTGGGTCAGCCGACACTGCTGATCGGCGGGCTGACCGTGGGTGGCAGCGGTAGTTAA
- the dprA gene encoding DNA-processing protein DprA, which translates to MTERGSYPSSNHPPLPPTPEDDWFIRLRLLRSRRVGISTFNRLLIEHGTAQNALDALPELARAAGVENYTPCPVAVIEAELKAGRTAGAILISRSAPQYPAALRDLSDAPPFLWAIGDLSVLQRPMISIVGARNASSLGTRMAKSLARDLAAEGYVIVSGLARGIDAAAHTATLDTGTVAVQAGGVDMMYPAENTELALAIPQHGLRLSEQPMGLQPVARHFPPRNRIVSGLGRATIIVEAAAKSGSLITARDALDQGREVLAVPGSPMDARASGCNLLIRDGATLIRNAADVIEALTPMVPRAPVLPMDLPHTPPPQPAHDRRTLRETATLHSQILNRLGPAPVAEDQLIRDIAATPSDVAPVLLELELDGQIERGAGGLLTRPN; encoded by the coding sequence ATGACTGAGCGAGGATCATATCCTTCTTCCAATCACCCCCCACTCCCACCCACCCCGGAAGACGATTGGTTTATCCGTCTCCGCCTGTTGCGATCCCGCCGGGTTGGCATCTCGACTTTTAACAGATTGCTGATCGAACACGGCACGGCGCAAAATGCGCTGGATGCGTTGCCGGAACTGGCACGCGCGGCTGGTGTGGAAAACTACACCCCTTGCCCCGTTGCCGTCATCGAGGCCGAGCTGAAAGCCGGCCGGACGGCCGGGGCAATACTTATCTCTCGCTCTGCGCCACAATATCCAGCGGCGCTGCGCGATCTGTCCGATGCGCCCCCGTTTTTGTGGGCCATCGGTGATTTATCGGTGTTGCAGCGCCCGATGATTTCGATTGTCGGCGCACGGAACGCATCGAGCCTTGGGACAAGGATGGCAAAATCACTGGCCCGCGATCTGGCGGCTGAGGGGTATGTGATTGTCTCCGGCCTTGCGCGGGGCATCGATGCTGCGGCGCACACAGCCACGCTGGACACTGGCACCGTGGCCGTTCAGGCGGGCGGTGTGGATATGATGTATCCGGCAGAAAACACCGAACTGGCGCTGGCGATCCCACAGCACGGGCTGCGGCTGTCGGAACAGCCGATGGGCCTGCAACCGGTTGCGCGGCATTTCCCCCCGCGCAACCGGATCGTGTCGGGGCTGGGCCGTGCGACCATCATCGTCGAGGCCGCCGCCAAGTCAGGCAGTCTGATTACCGCACGTGATGCGCTGGATCAGGGCCGCGAGGTGCTGGCCGTGCCCGGCAGTCCAATGGATGCGCGCGCGTCTGGGTGCAATTTGCTGATCCGTGACGGTGCCACATTGATCCGCAATGCCGCAGATGTGATCGAAGCACTGACGCCGATGGTTCCGCGCGCGCCCGTCTTGCCGATGGACCTGCCCCACACACCGCCACCGCAACCGGCGCACGACCGGCGCACTTTGCGCGAAACAGCCACCCTGCACAGTCAGATCCTGAACCGTCTTGGCCCAGCCCCTGTGGCCGAAGACCAGTTGATCCGCGACATCGCCGCCACACCGTCGGATGTGGCCCCAGTTCTGCTGGAACTAGAGTTGGACGGACAGATCGAACGGGGGGCCGGTGGTCTGCTGACCCGGCCCAATTGA